Part of the Halopenitus persicus genome is shown below.
CGCTCGCCAGCGCCGGGTGGTCGTACTCGATCGCGAACGTCCCGTCGGTGTCACGCCAGGCGACCGTGTTCCAGTGCACCGTGGTCCCGTCCTTCCGTATCGTGCCGCCGCCACCCCGCCGCCGTACGCCGTCGGTCCCCCGGAGCGCGGCGCCGTCGAGCGCCTCGAACTCCTCGTCCGAGAGGATCTCGACGACGTGTGCGACGTATCGCTCCCCACGAGTCTTGTGGGGGAACACCACCAGATCCAGCTCGCGAAGCAGGTACGCCGGCAGCCCCTGCTCGATCACCCGGTTGACGAGCGTCTCGACGTCCTCGGCGTGTGTGGTTCCGAGCACCCCGTGGCCAGTATTCAGGGTCTCGGCGAAGGTCGCGAAGGACGCCGGCGTGTTGATCTCCGCGATGACCTCGACGTCGGGGTTTAAATAGTTCGTCTCGGTCATCAGCTCCGCCATCGTCACCCGCTTGTACTCGTTCTCGTGGTCGCGGGTCGTCAGCGAGACGCCCGTCTCGTGGGGGAGATGGACCTCGCGTGACCCCTCGTCGATCGATATCGGTCGGTCGTCGAAGGGGATAAACGGCATATGCGCGTTCATCAACGTCGTCTTCCCGACGCCCGTCGGCCCGGAAAAGAGCACGACACCGTGGTGTTCATACAGCAGCCACAGCAGCGTCACCAGCTCCGTCGAGAGCGCGTCCCGGTCGAGCAGGTCGACCGGCGTCATCGTCTCCGCCGACTGTTTGCGGATCGAGACGTGGGGACCACCCTCGGAGATCACCGGCAGCGCGACCGCACACCGGATCGTCTCCGCGACGCCGTCGACGTCGAGGTTCACCTTCGCCGAGGGGCGCGCGGCGTTGAGCTCAGTGCCGTCGCTGGCGGCCAGCTGGGTCACCACGTTGACGAACTCCCGCTCGGTCGTGAACGCCAGGTTGGTCGGCACGCGGTCGCCGGCGCCGCCGGCATCGTCGAAGACGGTCGTTCGCGGCACGACCTTGATCCGTTCGTCCACCCGGTTCGCCTCGATGTCCTCCAGGTTCGGGTCGCGTATCGGAACCGTCAGGATGCCCTCGCCGACGTAGTCACGCAACACGTAGTAGACGAGGTCATCGAGCCGATCGCGGGCGTAGCGGGAGTCGATCGGGGGAACGGCGAGCCCGTAGGCTGCAAGCGTCGACCGAACCCGGTAGCGCGTCGCCTCGAGCCACGCGCGGGCGTTGTTCGCCAGCAGCCGTCGCGCGAGGAATCGCCGGGCTCGGTCGGCGACGAACGACTCCCGATCGGTCACGACGCGGTCGACGTTGGACTCCCAGATCCGGGATTTGCACTCGTCGATCAGCGCTTCGTCGCCCGGCAGTAGGTCCGGCTCGAGGACCGCGTACTTCGTCTCGAACCTGTCTGAACCGAGGAGCCGCTCCCGGTAGATGACCACGTCCACGTCGAAGCCGGCGAAGGGAACCGTATACCGGTGGAGCCGCTCGCCGGCGACGCGGTCGACGTATCGGGCGTCCGCGGAGACGCCGGTTCGGACCGGCGCGAACGACTCCGTATGGACGACCAGCTCGTCGGAATCGCCCACGTCGGCCACCTCGATCCGGGGATCCACCGCGAGCGGCGTCAGATCCTCGAGCAGCCGTAGCTCGCTCAACGCGTGGTGATCGATCCGCCGGCGGGCGGCCGGCGTCGTCTCGAGTAGCCGGTCGATCGCCCGCTCGTATTTCGGCTCGAACCCGCGGTTCGCCCGCTCGAGTACGCCCTGTCTGGTGAGCGGACGCCGATGGCGGGTCGCCGAGAAGTGGTCCCGAATCGTCGCCAGGGCGGCCTCGTCGGTCGGCGACAGCGGCGGCCGGCGGCTCTCGTGGACGAACTCGCCGTCGCGTTCCCGGATCGTGGTGACGATTCCCGAGACCGGCTCGTACTGTGCCCGGACCGCGGGCGCGTACCACGCGTCCGGATCGTCCGGCGGCCGCGGCGCGGGGACCGCCGTGGCTGGCCAGGACGTCCTTCCGTTCCGATCCGTCCCCGTACCGCCCTCGCTGCCGTTCCCGGCATCATTCCCGCTTCGTTCCTCCTCGGCCGACGACCGCACACTCACGTCTTCCACCTCACGGAGATTCTATTCAAATTTACTGTATTTAAGTATTTATTTCGTGTAACAATTTCTAATTATATATTGGCGACGGCGAGCCATTCGCGGCGATCCCCTCGGCGAGGTCCTCGTCCGTTCTGCCGGTCGAACGTCTTCCGTTTTGCCGGTCGAACGTCTTCCATTCTGCCGGCCGACGCACGCCGTCACATCGAGCGAAGGGAAGACGGAAAACGATTCGAACGGAGGTCAATACCACCGCGGTCGGACGCACGGCGACGCACGCGAAAGGGGAACAGAACAGCCCCCATCGTGGCGACCGGTCGGTGCTCAGTCGATCCGCGCGATCCGGTCCTCAAGGGTTCGCCGATCCGACCGAATGTGGTCGACCACTTCCGCGACCGTGGCCAAGACGGGGTGTCGCGGTCCCTCGAGACCTTCGTAGAGGTACGCATAGAAGTCGGGGTCGCGTTCGGTGCGGCGGGTGAACGGCGGGTCCCGAAGCAGTTCCTGCCGGTCCGAGACGACCTCCTCGCAGGACTTCTCGAGGTCACCGAGGGACCGCCACACGTCGACTAAGGCGTCGAAGGACGGCTTCGATCGGCCCTCCGCGAGGTGGGCCTCGAGGTTGTTCCGGGTACGCTCGACGCGTTCGAGCCGAGCGTTCGAGGACTCCAGCTCCGCCAGCTCGGCGTCGACTGCCGACAGCAGCCGCTCCCGTGCCTGCGCCGCGCTTTGCCCGCGGTCCAAAAGCGTCGTCCGCAGCGCCGGCGGGAGTCGATCCTCCGTTTGGATCGCCCTCGCGACGTCCTCGCCGAGTTCCTCGGCGACGCTCATCGGGAACGAATCGTCGTATTCCTCGGCGTAGTGTGGCACCGACATCACGGTCTCGCGGTACGCCTCGCGCGTCTGAACCAACCCGTCATCGGGCGGATCCGCGGAATCCGGCGGGAACCCGGCCAGTCGAACCGCGCCGTGCCCGGCCGGTTCGGCAGTCGTTCCCGATTCACGTGGCGTGACGCGCCGGAGCCGGTCGGTGAACTCCTCGAAGGCGTCCCGTTCGTCGACGACCCGGCGTCGCTCCTCACGAACGTGCGAACTCGCGTCGGCGATGTACGCGAACGCCGCGAAGACGGCGATTGAGGCGAACACGATGACCGAGACGACCGCCGGATCCGCGAGGAGATCCGCCGTCTGACAGGTTAGATCGGCACATTCCGCGGCCAGAGGGTCCCGCGCGCCGATACGGAAGGAGACGCTTGCGGTCGACGAAAGTGACATGGTATGTGTACTCACACACTCGATCACGAAAGCTTTTCCGTCCGATCCCGATTTCCGGGAGCGGCCTGCGGTTGCGTAATCGTCACGATCACCGATTGCGTAATCGTCACGATCACCGATTGCGTAATCGTCACGATCACCGATTGCGTAATCGTCACGATCACCGATTGCGTGACCGTCGCGATCGCCGGGCCGGTACTCGCCAGATCGCCGGTTCCGTGGGCGTCAGAGTGAAACCGTATCCCTGTAAATTGGCATCTATGCACACGACGGCGGACCGGCCGATCCGGTGTCTGATCGCCAAGGTCGGCCTCGACGGTCACGACCGTGGCGCGCACGTCATCGCTCGCGCGTTCCGTGACGCCGGCTTCGAGGTCGTCTACTCGGGGCTGCACCGATCCCCCGAGGAGATCGTCCGGGCGGCGATCCAGGAGGACGTGGACGTTCTCGGGATCTCGATCCTCTCGGGTGCCCACGACACCCTCGTCCCCGACGTGATCGAGGGACTTCGGAAGGCCGGCGCCTTCGCGGACACGCTCGTTCTCGTCGGCGGCATCGTTCCCCCCGAGGACGAACGCCGGCTGAAGGAGCTCGGCGTGGCCGAGGTCTTCGGACCGGGAACACCCACGGGAGAGACGGTCGCGTTCGTCCGCGAGCACGTCCGGGAGCGTGTCTAACGATGCCAGGTCGGGGTGAGAACGTCGACCCGGACGCGGTCGTCGACGCTCTGCTCGCGGGCGACGAGCGAACGCTCGCGCGCGTCATCAGCCGGATCGAGAACCGCACCGAGGGCGTCCGTCCGGTCCTCGCCCGGCTCTCCCGTCACGCCGGCGAGGCGACCGTGATCGGGATCACCGGCGCACCCGGTGCGGGGAAATCGACCCTGGTCGACGGGCTCGTCGACGCCTATCGCGAACGCGATCTGACCGTCGGGGTCCTCGCGATCGATCCGTCCTCCCCGTACTCCGGCGGAGCCGTTCTCGGGGACCGGATCCGGATGCACCGGGACGGCGACGCGGGCGTCTTCGTTCGCTCGATGAGCGCTCGCGGTCGCCTCGGCGGACTGTCCCGGGCGGCCGCCGAGGCCGTCACCGTCCTCGACGCCGCCGGCTTCGACGTGGTCCTGATCGAGACCGTCGGCGCGGGGCAAAACGAGGTGGACGTCGTTCGCGCCGCCGACACCGTCGCCGTGCTCGTCCAGCCCGAATCCGGGGACGACGTCCAGCTGCTCAAGGCGGGCGTTCTGGAGATCGCGGACGTCTTCGTCGTGAACAAGGCGGACCTGGAGGGGGCGAGCCGGACCGTCGCCCGGCTCGAGGAGATGCGGCGCCTGCGCGAGCGGGCGACGACCGACCGCTCGTCCGAGACCGACGAATGGACGCCACCGATCGTGGAGACCGTCGCGACGACGGGGACGGGGATCGCCGACCTGATCGACGCCCTCGACGCCCACCGGAACCACCTGATCGAGACCGACGGGTTTGCGACGACCGCCCGCAGCCGCCACGCTGCCACGATACGCGCCCTGCTCCGTGCGGACCTCGAGGCGCTTCTCGAGACGACGCTCGAACGGCAGGGCGGGATCGACGGCCTCGTCCGGCGCGTGGAGGCGGGCGAAACGGACCCCTACGCCGCCGTCGAGTCGATGGTCGCTCCGATCGAGGACTGCCTCGAGGATCGCTGAATCGGAGCCCACGACGTATAAGTCACGGACGCGTCAAGGATCCGTATGAACCGACCACGACTCCTCGGCGGACTCGCGCTCGGTGCCGGCGCCGTCGCGGCCTGGACGCGACGCTCCCGCATCGATCCGGACGCACTCGAGCCCGCCTTGGACGGCGAGGAACGGTCGTATCGGTGGCGCGGGATGGACGTCGCCTACGTCGTCGCCGGCGACCCCGATGCCCAACCGCTGGTGCTCGTGCACGGGGTCAACGCCGCCGGCTCAGCCGGCGAGTGGCGAGCGGTCTTCGACGCCCTCGCCGAGGAGTACCGGGTGATCGCGCCGGACCTGCCCGGATTCGGCCGGTCCGACCGCCCGGCGCTGCGCTACTCGGCTGCCCTGTACACGGATTTCCTTCGGGAGTTCCTCGCGACGTTCGACCGGCCGCGGGTCATCGCCTCCTCGCTGTCGGCCGCCTACGTCGCCGACGTCGCCGGCGATCCGGACGTCGACCTGCGGAGCCTCCTGCTGGTCGTTCCGACGACCGTTGCCGGCCCCGACCCGCCGAAGACGTGGCTCCGCGAGCTCCTCCGGTCGCCCGTCCTCGGCGAGGCGCTCTTCGGACTGATCGCCTCGAAGCCCTCGATCCGCTATTTCAACGCCGACCACGGCTACGACGACCCCGACGCGGTCGGGGAGGACTGGATCGACTACGAGTGGCGGACCGCCCACGTCGCCGGCGCCCGGTTCGCGCCGGCCTCCTTCATCGCGGGCCACCTCAACGCCGCGGTGACCCTGTCGGACGCGCTCGAGACGGCGGCCGTCCCGGTCACGCTCGTGTGGGGGCGCGAGACGGAGCTCACGCCGCTTTCGGAGGGTCGCGAGCTCGCGACGGCGGTCGACTGTCCGCTCGTGGTCTTCGACCGTGCAAAGCTGTTGCCCCACGTCGAACATCCCGAGGCGTTCCTCGGAGTCGTCGCGGACCACCTCGCCTGACCGACGTCCCTGCTACTCCTCGACGGGATCGAAGACGAGCGTTCGGTCCCCGTTTGACCGCCGCTCGACGCCCGCCTCGACCGGATCGCCGATCGCGATCGGCTCCGGGTTCGTCTGCTGTTCGTCGTCCGCTTCCGTCTCTGGATCGACTCCGCGAACGACCCCGGTGAGCCGAACCGACCCGAAGTCGGCGATCGCGGTCACGTAGGGCGTCTCGTCGGCGAACGCCGGCGTGCCCACGTGGACGACGGTGAACGTCTCGACGGTCCCCGCTGACGGAAGCGCCGTCTCCGAGAGGTCGGTCACGCCGCAGTCGGGACAGACGTGCCGCGGCGGCAGCGACGCGTGCCCGTTCGGACACGTGAGGGCGTAGCCCTCGCCGTCCGCGACCGCGTCGAGCCACTCGTCGTATCCCGTGTTTCGGACGATCCCGCTCGTCGTTCCACCCTCCGTGTTCGTCCCATCCGTCTCGTCCGTGCCCGTCTCGTCCGCGGCGTCCGCGGCGTCCGCGGCGTCCGCGGCGTCCGCGGCGTCGGTCCCGCCGGCGTCGTGGGGCGCGTCGCTCACGCGACCACCTCCAGCACGTGGACGACCGCGGTCGCGACGCTTCCGCCGGCGTTGTGCGCGACCCCGATCGAGGCGTCCGGGACGTGGTCGCTGTTGGGGTGATCTCCCCGGAGCAGCCGCGTCAGCTCGACGATCTGTGACCCGCCGGTCGCGCCGACCGGATGGCCCTTCGCCTTGAGGCCCCCCGAGAGGTTCACCGGGATCGCGCCGTCCGCGGCGGTGGCCCCCTCCCGTGCGGCCGTGATCCCCTCGCCGACCGGGAACAGTCCCAGCGACTCCGTGGCCATCACCTCCGCGATCGTGAAGCAGTCGTGGACCTCCGCGACGTCGACGTCCTCGGGTTCGACGCTCGCCTCCCCGTAGGCCGTCTCCGCGGCTCGCGTCGCGGCCGGCGTCTCCGCGAGTCGGTCGCGGTCGCCCAGCGCCAGCCGGTCGGTCCCCTGTCCGGACCCGCTCACCGCGACCGGCGCCTCGACGTCGTGGGCGGCCGCGTAGGAGTCGGAGACGAACACGACGGCGCTTGCACCGTCCGTGATCGGACAGGCGTCGAACAGGTGAAGCGGCGTCGCCACCGGCGGGGCCGACAGGGCCTCCTCGACGCTCACCGCCCGGCGGAACTGGGCGTACTCGTTCGGGATCGCGTGATCGTGGTTCTTGCTCGCGACGTGCGCCAGATCCGTCCGCGTCCCGCCGAACCGGTCGAAGTACGCGCGCGCCATCAGCCCGTACGCCCCGGGGAAGGTCATCCCCGAACGGACCTCGAGGAGGTCGTCCGCCGCCGTGGCCAGCCCCGCGGTGACGTCAGCGGTCTCGAGGTGGCTCATCCGCTCCATCCCGCCGGCGACGA
Proteins encoded:
- a CDS encoding thiolase C-terminal domain-containing protein gives rise to the protein MGTARIAGVGLTPFGSHPDRTGRDLFAEAAAAAIADAGVPRANVDALNYGNFMGSLAERQGHQAPLMAEAAGLSCPATRYEEACASAGVAVREAVRTVRSGEADVVVAGGMERMSHLETADVTAGLATAADDLLEVRSGMTFPGAYGLMARAYFDRFGGTRTDLAHVASKNHDHAIPNEYAQFRRAVSVEEALSAPPVATPLHLFDACPITDGASAVVFVSDSYAAAHDVEAPVAVSGSGQGTDRLALGDRDRLAETPAATRAAETAYGEASVEPEDVDVAEVHDCFTIAEVMATESLGLFPVGEGITAAREGATAADGAIPVNLSGGLKAKGHPVGATGGSQIVELTRLLRGDHPNSDHVPDASIGVAHNAGGSVATAVVHVLEVVA
- a CDS encoding type II/IV secretion system ATPase subunit: MSVRSSAEEERSGNDAGNGSEGGTGTDRNGRTSWPATAVPAPRPPDDPDAWYAPAVRAQYEPVSGIVTTIRERDGEFVHESRRPPLSPTDEAALATIRDHFSATRHRRPLTRQGVLERANRGFEPKYERAIDRLLETTPAARRRIDHHALSELRLLEDLTPLAVDPRIEVADVGDSDELVVHTESFAPVRTGVSADARYVDRVAGERLHRYTVPFAGFDVDVVIYRERLLGSDRFETKYAVLEPDLLPGDEALIDECKSRIWESNVDRVVTDRESFVADRARRFLARRLLANNARAWLEATRYRVRSTLAAYGLAVPPIDSRYARDRLDDLVYYVLRDYVGEGILTVPIRDPNLEDIEANRVDERIKVVPRTTVFDDAGGAGDRVPTNLAFTTEREFVNVVTQLAASDGTELNAARPSAKVNLDVDGVAETIRCAVALPVISEGGPHVSIRKQSAETMTPVDLLDRDALSTELVTLLWLLYEHHGVVLFSGPTGVGKTTLMNAHMPFIPFDDRPISIDEGSREVHLPHETGVSLTTRDHENEYKRVTMAELMTETNYLNPDVEVIAEINTPASFATFAETLNTGHGVLGTTHAEDVETLVNRVIEQGLPAYLLRELDLVVFPHKTRGERYVAHVVEILSDEEFEALDGAALRGTDGVRRRGGGGTIRKDGTTVHWNTVAWRDTDGTFAIEYDHPALASDGDDATSAVGETDRGTATEGSLGFALFTRLAERTDRDVADVEAEFHRKHRYVRYLAAEGVDDFEALFEFLSDLRTDEAATVERALRSTDAGTESNEGSPAAPENGGPDDDATNDGVPGTDRFDEESRSEAAE
- a CDS encoding Zn-ribbon domain-containing OB-fold protein, whose protein sequence is MVRNTGYDEWLDAVADGEGYALTCPNGHASLPPRHVCPDCGVTDLSETALPSAGTVETFTVVHVGTPAFADETPYVTAIADFGSVRLTGVVRGVDPETEADDEQQTNPEPIAIGDPVEAGVERRSNGDRTLVFDPVEE
- a CDS encoding alpha/beta fold hydrolase; amino-acid sequence: MNRPRLLGGLALGAGAVAAWTRRSRIDPDALEPALDGEERSYRWRGMDVAYVVAGDPDAQPLVLVHGVNAAGSAGEWRAVFDALAEEYRVIAPDLPGFGRSDRPALRYSAALYTDFLREFLATFDRPRVIASSLSAAYVADVAGDPDVDLRSLLLVVPTTVAGPDPPKTWLRELLRSPVLGEALFGLIASKPSIRYFNADHGYDDPDAVGEDWIDYEWRTAHVAGARFAPASFIAGHLNAAVTLSDALETAAVPVTLVWGRETELTPLSEGRELATAVDCPLVVFDRAKLLPHVEHPEAFLGVVADHLA
- a CDS encoding DUF7260 family protein, whose product is MSLSSTASVSFRIGARDPLAAECADLTCQTADLLADPAVVSVIVFASIAVFAAFAYIADASSHVREERRRVVDERDAFEEFTDRLRRVTPRESGTTAEPAGHGAVRLAGFPPDSADPPDDGLVQTREAYRETVMSVPHYAEEYDDSFPMSVAEELGEDVARAIQTEDRLPPALRTTLLDRGQSAAQARERLLSAVDAELAELESSNARLERVERTRNNLEAHLAEGRSKPSFDALVDVWRSLGDLEKSCEEVVSDRQELLRDPPFTRRTERDPDFYAYLYEGLEGPRHPVLATVAEVVDHIRSDRRTLEDRIARID
- a CDS encoding cobalamin B12-binding domain-containing protein, producing the protein MHTTADRPIRCLIAKVGLDGHDRGAHVIARAFRDAGFEVVYSGLHRSPEEIVRAAIQEDVDVLGISILSGAHDTLVPDVIEGLRKAGAFADTLVLVGGIVPPEDERRLKELGVAEVFGPGTPTGETVAFVREHVRERV
- the meaB gene encoding methylmalonyl Co-A mutase-associated GTPase MeaB, yielding MPGRGENVDPDAVVDALLAGDERTLARVISRIENRTEGVRPVLARLSRHAGEATVIGITGAPGAGKSTLVDGLVDAYRERDLTVGVLAIDPSSPYSGGAVLGDRIRMHRDGDAGVFVRSMSARGRLGGLSRAAAEAVTVLDAAGFDVVLIETVGAGQNEVDVVRAADTVAVLVQPESGDDVQLLKAGVLEIADVFVVNKADLEGASRTVARLEEMRRLRERATTDRSSETDEWTPPIVETVATTGTGIADLIDALDAHRNHLIETDGFATTARSRHAATIRALLRADLEALLETTLERQGGIDGLVRRVEAGETDPYAAVESMVAPIEDCLEDR